GGCCCAACCTCCGGAGCCGCGCCGTGGCGCCGGCCGTCGGGACCGACGGCGGCGGGGACCGGATGGCCGTGGTCTGCTCCACCGGGGTCGACCCCGAGCTCGTGCCCGCCGCCGTGGACGTGAGGGTGGGGGCGGGCCCGTGCCGCCTGGTCCTGGTGGTGCCCGAGCGGGACGACCACCCCGTCACCCGGCGCCTGGTGGGCATGCTGTCGGATCCGGCCGAGATCCGCACCGTGCCGACGGATTGGCGGGAGTTGCACAGCCCGTCGCCGTCCTAGCCTGGAGAGCAGATGTTCGAACGCCTCGACGAGCTCGAGAAGGAGTACGAGGACGTCCTCGTCCAGCTCTCGGATCCCACCGTGCTCGGGGACCAGCGCCGGCGGGTCGAGGTGGCGCGCCGGCACAAGGAGCTGGAGGCGGTTACCGCCAAGTACCGCAGCTACCGCGGGGCCGAGGCGGACCTCGAGGCGGCGCGAGAGCTGTTCACCGAGGCGTCCGGGGACGACCGCGAGATGCTGCGCGGGGAGATCGACGCCGCCGAGTCCCGCATGGCGGAGCTGGAGGAGGCGCTCAAGATGGCGCTCCTGCCGAAGGACCCCAACGACGACAAGGGCGTGATCGTCGAGATCCGGGGGGCCGAGGGCGGGGAGGAGGCCAACCTGTTCGCCAAGGACCTGTTCGAGATGTACTCCCGCTACGCCGACCGGGTGGGCTGGAAGCTCGAGGTCCTCGGCTCCGATCCGTCGGACATGGGGGGGTTCAACGAGATCACCTTCTCCCTGCGCGGTGACGGTGTCTGGAGCCGGATGAAGCACGAGGGCGGCCCCCACCGGGTGCAGCGCGTCCCCGTCACCGAGTCCCAGGGTCGGGTGCACACCTCGTCGGCCACCGTGACCGTGCTGCCCGAGGCCGAGGAGATCGACGTCGAGATCGACCCCAACGACCTCAAGATCGACGTCTACCGCTCGACGGGACCGGGAGGTCAGTCGGTGAACACCACCGACTCGGCGGTGCGGATCACCCACGTACCCACCGGCACCGTCGTGGCCATGCAGGACGAGAAGAGCCAGATCCAGAACCGGGCCAAGGCCATGCAGGTGCTGCGGGCCCGGCTGCTCAAGGCCGAGCAGGACCGCCAGAGCGCCGAGCTGTCCCAGCAGCGGCGCAGCCAGGTGGGGGGCGGGGGCCGCTCGGAGAAGATCCGGACCTACAACTACAAGGAGAACCGGGTCACCGACCACCGCATCGGGCTCACCCTGCACCGCCTCGACCGCATCCTGATGGGGGAGGTGGACGAGCTGGTCGACGCCCTGGTGGCCGACGAGCGGGCCCGCCAGCTGAGAGGAGAGGCCTGACCGCCACCTGGTCCGAGCTGCTCAGCCAGACCTCCGCCGCCCTCGGCTCCGACTTGGACGCCCGCCGTCTGGTCGAGGCGGCGTCGGGGCGGGACGGCGCCGAGCTCCGGGACGCCCTCGGTGACCCCGCCCCGGATCGGGCCCGGCGCCGGTTGGCGGACATGACCGAGCGGCGCCGGGGCGGGGAGCCCCTCCAGTACGTCACCGGCTCCTGGGGCTTCCGCCGCCTCGACCTCATGGTTGACCGCCGGGTTCTGATACCGCGTCCCGAGACCGAGGTGGTGGTCGAGGTGGCCCTGGGCGAGCTGCGCCGGCTGGGGCGGCCCCGTCCGGTGGTCGTCGACCTGGGCACCGGGTCGGGCGCCATAGCCCTGGCCCTGGCCGACGAGGGCCCCGAGGCCGAGATCTGGGCCACCGACGTGTCCGGCGCCGCCCTGGACGTGGCCACCGCCAACCTCGCCGGGCTCGGGGGCCGGGCCGCCACCCGCGTCCGGCTGGTCCCCGGTTCGTGGTTCTCGGCCCTGCCGCCGGAGCTGGGGGGTCGGGTCGACCTGGTCGTGTCCAACCCGCCCTACGTGGCCGAACCCGACGAGGTGGAGCCCGAGGTGGCGAGCTGGGAGCCGGCCGG
The Acidimicrobiales bacterium DNA segment above includes these coding regions:
- the prfA gene encoding peptide chain release factor 1, which codes for MFERLDELEKEYEDVLVQLSDPTVLGDQRRRVEVARRHKELEAVTAKYRSYRGAEADLEAARELFTEASGDDREMLRGEIDAAESRMAELEEALKMALLPKDPNDDKGVIVEIRGAEGGEEANLFAKDLFEMYSRYADRVGWKLEVLGSDPSDMGGFNEITFSLRGDGVWSRMKHEGGPHRVQRVPVTESQGRVHTSSATVTVLPEAEEIDVEIDPNDLKIDVYRSTGPGGQSVNTTDSAVRITHVPTGTVVAMQDEKSQIQNRAKAMQVLRARLLKAEQDRQSAELSQQRRSQVGGGGRSEKIRTYNYKENRVTDHRIGLTLHRLDRILMGEVDELVDALVADERARQLRGEA
- the prmC gene encoding peptide chain release factor N(5)-glutamine methyltransferase; this translates as MLSQTSAALGSDLDARRLVEAASGRDGAELRDALGDPAPDRARRRLADMTERRRGGEPLQYVTGSWGFRRLDLMVDRRVLIPRPETEVVVEVALGELRRLGRPRPVVVDLGTGSGAIALALADEGPEAEIWATDVSGAALDVATANLAGLGGRAATRVRLVPGSWFSALPPELGGRVDLVVSNPPYVAEPDEVEPEVASWEPAGALWSGPTGLEATELILAGAPPWLARPGVVVLEVASERAGETAAVARAHGFVASLHPDLAGRERVLVGRLECR